Proteins encoded together in one Pelagicoccus albus window:
- a CDS encoding YeiH family protein gives MVLLGLACGGLGVPAAVALALGTVASLGGLAGQRKRYHSLSRWFLQGAIIAMAAGIDFPSALRVGVEGLGVTFFSIVGILLLGILLGRLLGVARDTALLVSVGTAVCGGSAIAAIAGVIKPGNQKIATSLTVVFTLNGLALFVFPMIGHGLGLSQASFAWWSALSIHDTSSVVGAASAYGESSLQLATTVKLARALWIIPIAIVFGVLRRDRVDSHRSFSAFPWFVLVFVGVVALFWGLPGLRGAGSVLSGLGKSAMVVALFFIGACIDFKGIRAAGARAFLLGVSLWLPTAALALVYVYHFH, from the coding sequence ATGGTGCTTCTTGGCCTCGCATGTGGAGGCCTTGGGGTTCCGGCAGCCGTCGCATTAGCTTTAGGGACCGTGGCTTCTCTTGGAGGTTTGGCTGGCCAAAGAAAACGCTACCACTCTCTATCGCGTTGGTTCCTGCAGGGAGCGATCATTGCGATGGCGGCCGGTATTGATTTTCCAAGTGCCTTGAGGGTTGGTGTCGAAGGTCTCGGAGTCACTTTTTTTAGCATCGTCGGCATTTTGCTGCTTGGAATATTATTGGGACGTCTGCTGGGTGTGGCTCGAGATACAGCTTTGCTGGTCTCGGTAGGGACTGCGGTTTGTGGAGGGAGCGCTATCGCCGCTATCGCCGGTGTGATCAAACCAGGTAACCAAAAAATTGCTACGTCGTTGACGGTAGTCTTCACATTGAACGGATTGGCTCTGTTTGTGTTTCCGATGATTGGACATGGGCTTGGCTTGAGCCAAGCAAGTTTCGCTTGGTGGTCCGCTCTTTCCATTCACGATACTAGTTCTGTGGTTGGGGCCGCTTCAGCCTATGGCGAATCATCTCTGCAACTCGCGACCACAGTGAAGCTGGCCCGAGCACTCTGGATAATTCCTATTGCGATTGTATTTGGTGTTTTGAGACGTGATAGAGTCGATTCGCATCGTTCCTTTTCTGCGTTTCCTTGGTTTGTTTTAGTGTTTGTGGGCGTAGTTGCGTTGTTTTGGGGACTGCCAGGTTTGAGAGGAGCGGGAAGTGTTTTGTCGGGCCTTGGGAAGTCGGCAATGGTGGTCGCTTTGTTCTTCATAGGGGCGTGTATAGACTTCAAAGGTATTCGGGCTGCTGGTGCTCGGGCGTTTCTTTTAGGTGTTTCCCTTTGGCTCCCCACGGCTGCCTTAGCCTTGGTCTACGTGTATCATTTTCATTGA
- a CDS encoding cytochrome C, translating to MPIYEFFCSENNTTYSFLAKSMAYGDKVPRCPANPAFKLQKKVSNFAFIGKAKEEDDDLDGMDDAKMEQVMAELERDMSGMDEENPDPRQMARLMKKMTEMTGGKLSGQMAELVGRLEAGEDPEALDAEFGDAMDDMDLEDGAAAKIGQLRRRLLGSRRDPNLYDMAEYCD from the coding sequence ATGCCGATTTACGAGTTCTTCTGCTCCGAAAATAACACGACTTATTCCTTTCTAGCGAAGTCGATGGCCTACGGAGACAAGGTGCCTCGTTGTCCGGCGAATCCCGCTTTTAAGCTCCAAAAAAAGGTGAGCAACTTCGCCTTCATTGGAAAAGCGAAAGAGGAGGACGATGACCTGGACGGAATGGATGACGCCAAAATGGAGCAAGTCATGGCGGAGCTCGAACGGGACATGTCGGGAATGGATGAAGAGAATCCGGATCCTCGCCAAATGGCCCGCCTGATGAAAAAGATGACCGAAATGACGGGCGGGAAACTGAGCGGTCAAATGGCAGAGCTAGTAGGACGACTTGAGGCAGGAGAGGATCCTGAAGCGCTCGATGCAGAGTTCGGCGACGCGATGGATGACATGGACTTAGAGGACGGAGCGGCCGCGAAAATAGGGCAACTTCGGAGGCGTTTGCTCGGAAGCAGGCGCGATCCTAATTTGTATGACATGGCAGAATACTGCGACTGA
- a CDS encoding ankyrin repeat domain-containing protein, which translates to MDSISLRLVLRVFLPLIFLTIQLPVCRAAVSPGVYYLDRSDFLTVLFDESLGSEEDLAKLQNEAWVDDARETRIQYELFRNGTCRAEGRAQGNDFKFEGTYEEKGDRVRMSWKKSGMAETDSVVLRVEDEDTLSSFGPARMRFVKDRYWNEGKLEVLLSALTGDREDLAKVLAAQSDYEEEPLFRLLAHGAVALRRDDLWGLIMESAYPIDYRTEASGVMPFMLAAKSGYDEFSELVLEDSRYLLRETDAEGRNIFYHASLDGELDLSEFESEEILSLLGASTRTETASLDPSAFLEAVQNQDAIQIQDALINGYDLSGHDALGFEAVCLALEMGDLAILELLARSGAPLEKGEDSTLGRALELGRSDLAQCLLDSGAAWNEVDWESSPLVAFAAEKGDAEYLRILTAHGLEPFAEDRAGFTPVYRFLKLDRSDLLGALIEDGFVRGQEEAVSLMAVDLLASQCIELLEASGHLAKGIVKGGGNLVNHVGFSHSSDEAESCASTLQELAEAGLSVNEKSGSGGETPLHLAARWGSLVGVQTLLALGANVDLRDDHGRSALHVASEEDQLETIAALVDGGAELEGTDEQGFTPLMSAVPSGSVEDLEGEEAYLDTLRLLKGRGANIMAADSKGRTALHLAVYNGVAPAVLLLTEMGCDPVGTDLQGRTPLHYVWMPRTYFRGAREDQVAGLHLNVLDSILAAGGMNQLRDRDGKRALDYARAERFGPIGPWGEGRRRLESWNGLGRFAPKQTMSQPRTGMIVAVDLSGKKSVLPQAEPVEPTLVSEEGAEPRVVSGLPGGFQTFLHEGGTLFFSQGHFYKQVRVGFEEIPVPYGATLIGRPEGASPSSAGTDEWEAHGIRFRQKREYGREVYEIIR; encoded by the coding sequence ATGGATTCGATTTCTCTTCGCCTCGTCTTGAGAGTTTTCCTGCCTCTCATTTTCCTAACCATCCAACTTCCTGTCTGCCGAGCCGCGGTCTCGCCGGGAGTTTATTACTTGGATCGCAGCGATTTCCTCACGGTCCTTTTCGACGAGTCTTTGGGCTCTGAGGAGGATTTAGCCAAATTGCAAAATGAGGCTTGGGTCGACGATGCTAGGGAGACCCGCATTCAATATGAACTCTTCCGTAATGGAACTTGCCGTGCGGAAGGGCGTGCCCAAGGAAACGACTTCAAGTTCGAGGGAACTTACGAGGAAAAGGGGGATCGGGTGCGAATGTCCTGGAAGAAGTCAGGTATGGCTGAAACGGATTCAGTCGTCTTGCGGGTAGAGGACGAAGATACGCTCAGTTCCTTTGGGCCAGCTCGCATGCGTTTCGTGAAAGACAGGTACTGGAACGAGGGCAAGCTGGAGGTCCTCCTGAGTGCGCTCACCGGGGATCGAGAAGATCTTGCAAAGGTGCTCGCTGCCCAGTCCGACTACGAAGAAGAGCCTCTCTTTCGTCTGCTGGCTCACGGTGCGGTCGCGTTGCGACGGGACGACTTGTGGGGCTTGATCATGGAATCCGCTTATCCAATCGACTACAGAACTGAAGCGAGCGGTGTGATGCCTTTTATGTTGGCCGCAAAATCTGGATACGATGAATTCTCCGAGCTTGTTTTGGAGGATAGCAGATACCTGCTTCGAGAAACGGATGCTGAGGGCAGGAACATATTTTATCACGCTTCGCTTGATGGGGAGCTCGATCTGTCAGAATTTGAATCGGAAGAAATTCTTTCTTTGCTCGGAGCAAGTACGCGAACTGAAACAGCAAGCCTCGATCCCTCGGCGTTTTTAGAGGCGGTGCAAAATCAGGATGCGATCCAAATTCAAGATGCATTGATTAATGGATACGATTTGTCGGGCCACGATGCGCTCGGCTTTGAAGCGGTTTGCCTAGCCCTCGAAATGGGAGATCTTGCCATTCTGGAGCTACTTGCGAGAAGCGGGGCTCCCTTGGAAAAGGGAGAGGATTCGACGCTCGGTAGGGCTCTCGAACTCGGGCGATCTGATTTGGCGCAGTGTTTGTTAGATTCCGGTGCAGCTTGGAATGAGGTGGATTGGGAAAGCTCTCCGCTTGTGGCTTTCGCCGCGGAGAAAGGTGACGCCGAATATCTCCGTATCTTAACTGCTCATGGCCTTGAGCCATTTGCTGAGGATCGTGCCGGTTTCACTCCAGTTTATCGTTTTCTTAAGTTGGATCGTTCGGATCTGCTGGGGGCCTTGATTGAGGATGGCTTTGTGCGCGGGCAGGAAGAAGCGGTTTCCCTGATGGCTGTAGACCTGTTAGCTTCGCAGTGTATTGAACTTTTGGAGGCGAGCGGACACTTAGCTAAGGGCATTGTTAAGGGAGGAGGCAACCTTGTGAATCACGTGGGGTTCTCGCATTCGTCGGATGAAGCCGAATCATGCGCGTCCACCTTGCAAGAACTGGCTGAGGCGGGGCTTAGCGTGAACGAGAAAAGCGGTTCGGGGGGAGAAACGCCGCTGCATTTGGCGGCGAGGTGGGGCTCGCTAGTCGGCGTACAGACTTTATTGGCTCTGGGCGCGAATGTAGATTTGAGGGACGATCATGGTCGGAGCGCCTTGCACGTTGCCTCGGAAGAAGACCAGTTGGAAACGATCGCGGCATTGGTCGATGGCGGAGCTGAGTTGGAGGGAACTGACGAGCAGGGATTCACGCCGCTCATGAGCGCTGTGCCCAGCGGTAGCGTTGAAGATTTGGAGGGTGAAGAAGCGTATTTGGATACCCTTCGTTTGTTGAAGGGAAGAGGAGCCAACATCATGGCTGCCGATTCGAAAGGGCGCACGGCTCTGCACCTGGCTGTTTACAACGGGGTGGCGCCAGCGGTTCTCCTTTTAACGGAAATGGGTTGTGATCCGGTCGGAACAGATCTTCAGGGCCGAACTCCTCTGCATTACGTTTGGATGCCTCGAACCTATTTTCGCGGAGCTAGGGAGGATCAGGTAGCGGGGTTGCACTTGAATGTTCTGGATTCGATTTTGGCGGCGGGTGGCATGAACCAGCTGCGAGATCGTGATGGGAAACGGGCTCTGGACTACGCGAGAGCTGAGCGTTTTGGTCCGATAGGACCTTGGGGAGAAGGTCGCCGACGTCTGGAAAGTTGGAATGGGCTGGGTCGGTTTGCTCCAAAACAAACGATGTCTCAGCCGCGAACTGGAATGATCGTAGCGGTCGATCTCAGTGGGAAAAAGAGCGTCTTGCCTCAAGCGGAGCCGGTGGAGCCGACTTTGGTTTCGGAAGAGGGCGCTGAGCCGCGGGTGGTGAGTGGTTTGCCCGGTGGATTTCAGACCTTTCTCCACGAAGGAGGCACGCTGTTTTTCTCGCAAGGGCATTTTTACAAGCAGGTTCGAGTCGGCTTTGAGGAGATTCCGGTGCCCTACGGAGCCACTTTGATTGGACGACCGGAGGGAGCGAGTCCCAGTTCGGCGGGAACGGACGAGTGGGAGGCTCACGGTATTCGTTTCCGTCAAAAGAGGGAATATGGCCGCGAGGTGTATGAGATTATCCGTTAG